A genomic window from Halorubrum lacusprofundi ATCC 49239 includes:
- a CDS encoding glycosyltransferase family 4 protein — MRVGLALYGSLAEQSGGFRYDRKLVEGLRRAGDTVEVVELPWRTYPRGLLDNALPDFGDRLRVDVDVMLQDELAHPSLLLANRDLPYPIVSIVHHLRASEPRRLSPLYRAVERRYLATVDGVVCNSAATRDAVAALGVARDSTVVAPPAGDRFDPAIDDAEIASRARNRPLGAIFVGNIEPRKGLDTLVEAVALADADIELTVVGRAVDEEHVAEVRRLVRERGLDERVRFTGRLSDAELAEALRESHVLAVPSRYEGFGIVYLEGMSFGLPAIASRAGGAIETVADGETGVLVDPDDPVAVARALDEFATDPDRLAAMGRAARRRYERHPSWAESTARVRRLLADVADAPDPVEPEVAT, encoded by the coding sequence ATGAGGGTCGGGCTCGCGCTGTACGGGAGCCTCGCCGAGCAGTCCGGGGGGTTCCGCTACGACCGGAAGCTGGTCGAGGGCCTCCGCCGGGCCGGCGACACCGTGGAGGTCGTCGAACTCCCGTGGCGAACGTACCCGCGCGGGCTGCTCGACAACGCGCTTCCCGACTTCGGGGACCGCCTCCGCGTCGACGTCGACGTGATGCTCCAAGACGAGCTCGCGCACCCCTCACTGCTTCTCGCCAACCGCGACCTGCCGTACCCGATCGTGAGTATCGTCCACCACCTGCGCGCGAGCGAGCCCCGTCGCCTCTCACCGCTGTACCGCGCGGTCGAGCGCCGGTACCTCGCGACCGTCGACGGCGTGGTCTGCAACAGCGCGGCGACCCGCGACGCGGTCGCAGCCCTCGGCGTCGCCCGCGACTCGACCGTCGTCGCCCCGCCCGCCGGCGACCGGTTCGATCCCGCTATCGACGACGCCGAAATCGCGTCGCGGGCACGGAATCGTCCGCTGGGTGCGATTTTCGTCGGAAACATCGAGCCGCGAAAGGGGCTCGACACGCTCGTCGAGGCGGTGGCTCTGGCGGACGCCGACATCGAGCTCACCGTCGTGGGCCGGGCCGTCGACGAGGAACACGTCGCCGAGGTCCGGCGGCTGGTCCGCGAGCGCGGGCTCGACGAGCGCGTGCGTTTTACCGGCCGACTGTCGGACGCCGAGCTGGCCGAGGCCCTCCGTGAGAGCCACGTCCTCGCGGTCCCCTCCCGGTACGAGGGGTTCGGGATCGTCTACCTGGAGGGGATGAGCTTCGGCCTGCCGGCGATCGCCTCGCGCGCCGGCGGCGCGATCGAGACGGTCGCGGACGGCGAGACGGGAGTTCTCGTCGATCCGGACGACCCCGTCGCCGTCGCCCGCGCGCTCGACGAGTTCGCGACCGACCCCGACCGACTCGCGGCGATGGGTCGCGCCGCCAGACGGCGGTACGAGCGCCACCCGAGTTGGGCGGAGTCGACGGCCCGGGTCAGGCGGCTGCTCGCTGATGTCGCCGACGCGCCCGACCCCGTCGAGCCGGAGGTGGCGACGTGA
- the meaB gene encoding methylmalonyl Co-A mutase-associated GTPase MeaB, producing MGGSDAPALSDSDAKLVEDLLAGSHRALARVITRIENRAAGYRGIVAALHEHTGGADVIGITGAPGAGKSTLVDKLAAAYRDRGDTVGVVAVDPSSPYTGGAVLGDRIRMASNVGDMDVFFRSMSARGQLGGLSMATADAVKALDAFGKDVVIIETVGAGQNEVDVVRTADTVAVLVQPGSGDDVQTLKAGILEIGDVFVVNKADMDGAERTLAELEEMVHRRASPTKGLDGGHHGFEVPDHPDDGEGDGDDGGGDDEATEWTPEVLRTVANTGEGVSELIETFDAHAAHLHESGAIESTKRRRYAEEIRTLVRSDVGALATAEIERRGGIDALADSVRRRETDPYSLAAEIVDPIAECVEADGGDDGRPEPVDRDAT from the coding sequence ATGGGCGGGTCGGACGCACCCGCGCTCAGCGACAGCGACGCCAAGCTCGTCGAGGACCTCCTCGCCGGGAGCCACCGGGCGCTCGCGCGCGTCATCACGCGTATCGAGAACCGTGCGGCCGGCTACCGCGGGATCGTCGCCGCACTCCACGAGCACACCGGCGGCGCGGACGTGATCGGGATCACCGGGGCGCCCGGGGCCGGGAAGTCGACGCTCGTCGACAAGCTCGCGGCCGCCTACCGCGACCGCGGCGACACCGTCGGCGTCGTCGCCGTCGACCCCTCCTCGCCGTACACCGGCGGAGCGGTACTCGGCGACCGGATCCGAATGGCGTCGAACGTCGGCGACATGGACGTGTTCTTCCGGTCGATGAGCGCCCGCGGCCAGCTCGGCGGGCTCTCGATGGCGACCGCGGACGCCGTGAAGGCGCTCGACGCCTTCGGGAAGGACGTTGTCATCATCGAGACGGTCGGCGCCGGCCAGAACGAGGTCGACGTGGTCCGCACCGCGGACACGGTCGCGGTGCTGGTCCAGCCCGGCTCCGGCGACGACGTGCAGACGCTGAAGGCCGGCATCTTGGAGATCGGCGACGTGTTCGTCGTCAACAAGGCGGACATGGACGGCGCGGAGCGCACCCTCGCCGAGCTAGAGGAGATGGTCCACCGGCGCGCGAGCCCGACGAAGGGACTCGACGGGGGGCATCACGGGTTCGAGGTCCCGGACCATCCGGACGACGGGGAGGGAGACGGGGACGACGGGGGGGGAGACGACGAGGCGACGGAGTGGACCCCCGAAGTGCTCCGGACCGTCGCGAACACCGGCGAGGGCGTCTCGGAGCTGATCGAGACGTTCGACGCCCACGCGGCGCACCTCCACGAGTCGGGCGCGATCGAATCGACGAAGCGCCGGCGCTACGCCGAGGAGATCCGCACGCTGGTCCGCTCGGACGTGGGCGCGCTGGCGACCGCGGAGATCGAGCGTCGAGGCGGGATCGACGCGCTCGCCGATTCGGTCCGTCGGCGGGAGACGGACCCGTACAGCCTCGCCGCGGAGATCGTCGACCCGATCGCGGAGTGCGTGGAAGCCGACGGAGGAGACGACGGTCGCCCGGAGCCCGTCGACCGCGACGCGACATGA
- a CDS encoding DUF4442 domain-containing protein, producing the protein MTDSPTGVNRDPDTQPLRADPPAESLRTRLWRHGFNLLPAYRGTGARVDHIAADWRYIRIRVPFNWRTRNAVGTIFGGSLYGAVDPVYMTMLRRTLGDDFTVWDKSAAIEFLEPGRDTLYAEFALTDGEIETIRKELSPGESTDREYLVSLVDDDGTVHAVCEKTLYVRRDE; encoded by the coding sequence GTGACCGACTCCCCGACCGGCGTCAACCGCGATCCGGACACCCAGCCCCTCCGAGCGGACCCGCCGGCGGAGAGCCTCCGCACCCGGCTGTGGCGCCACGGGTTCAACCTCCTGCCCGCCTACCGCGGCACCGGTGCTCGGGTCGACCACATCGCTGCGGACTGGCGGTACATACGGATCCGGGTCCCGTTCAACTGGCGGACGCGCAACGCGGTCGGCACGATCTTCGGCGGGAGCCTCTACGGCGCGGTCGACCCCGTCTACATGACGATGCTCCGCCGGACGCTCGGCGACGACTTCACCGTCTGGGACAAGTCGGCCGCGATCGAGTTCCTCGAACCCGGCCGCGACACGCTGTACGCGGAGTTCGCGCTCACGGACGGAGAGATAGAGACGATCCGCAAGGAGCTTTCGCCCGGCGAGTCGACCGACCGCGAGTACCTCGTCTCGCTGGTCGACGACGACGGGACGGTCCACGCGGTCTGCGAGAAGACGCTGTACGTTCGCCGGGACGAGTGA
- a CDS encoding cobalamin B12-binding domain-containing protein has translation MSAEQETRAVRCLVAKVGLDGHDRGAHVIARAFRDAGFEVVYSGLHRAPEEIVQAAVQEDVDVLGISILSGAHNTLVPKVIEGLKKYDAFEDTLILVGGIIPDDDETELKALGVAEVFGPGTPMEETIEFIRNNLPERA, from the coding sequence ATGAGCGCCGAACAGGAGACGCGAGCCGTCCGCTGTCTGGTCGCGAAAGTCGGACTCGACGGCCACGACCGGGGCGCACACGTGATCGCGCGGGCGTTTCGGGACGCCGGCTTCGAAGTCGTTTACTCCGGGCTCCACCGCGCGCCCGAGGAGATCGTACAGGCGGCGGTCCAGGAGGACGTGGACGTGCTGGGCATCTCCATCCTCTCAGGGGCGCACAACACGCTCGTTCCGAAGGTGATCGAGGGGCTCAAAAAATACGACGCGTTCGAGGACACCCTGATCCTCGTTGGCGGGATCATCCCCGACGACGACGAGACGGAACTCAAAGCGCTCGGCGTCGCCGAGGTGTTCGGGCCCGGCACACCGATGGAAGAGACGATCGAGTTCATCCGGAACAACCTCCCGGAGCGAGCGTAG
- the ncsA gene encoding tRNA 2-thiolation protein NcsA — protein sequence MECDRCGDDAIHHAAYSGAHLCGDHLRRSVEKRAKRRIREDTLLDPDATPDDPDRWVIGLSGGKDSVALTQILDDVFGKDPRVEMLALTIHEGIEGYRDESIDATIELTEDLSIRHEVVSYEEEFDVQMDDVVESDPENMAACAYCGVFRRDLLEKYAAEFDADKLLTGHNLDDEAQTAMMNFLEGDVRQVAKHFDASLGPFDERGGTDAFVPRAKPLRDVPEKEIALYCHVRDLPTHMAECPHSSEAYRGEIQSTIHDLEENHPGARHSIMAGYEELSALAAEAYREGGDAAADSPDLGECERCGSKTSRDVCRKCRLLESIEAA from the coding sequence ATGGAGTGTGACAGGTGCGGAGACGACGCGATCCACCACGCCGCCTACTCCGGGGCGCACCTCTGTGGCGACCACCTCCGCCGGTCGGTCGAGAAGCGCGCGAAGCGCCGGATCCGCGAGGACACCCTCCTCGACCCGGACGCGACGCCGGACGACCCCGACCGCTGGGTGATCGGCCTCTCGGGCGGGAAAGACAGCGTCGCGCTGACGCAGATCCTCGACGACGTGTTCGGCAAGGACCCCCGCGTCGAGATGCTCGCGTTGACGATCCACGAGGGGATCGAGGGGTACCGCGACGAGAGCATCGACGCCACGATCGAGCTCACGGAGGACCTCTCGATCCGCCACGAGGTCGTCTCCTACGAGGAGGAGTTCGACGTGCAGATGGACGACGTGGTCGAGAGCGACCCGGAGAACATGGCCGCCTGCGCGTACTGCGGCGTGTTCCGGCGGGACCTCCTCGAAAAATACGCCGCCGAGTTCGACGCCGACAAGCTGCTCACCGGCCACAACCTCGACGACGAGGCCCAGACGGCGATGATGAACTTCCTCGAAGGCGACGTGCGACAGGTGGCGAAACACTTCGACGCCTCGCTCGGCCCTTTCGACGAGCGCGGGGGGACCGACGCGTTCGTCCCGCGCGCCAAGCCGCTCCGCGACGTGCCCGAAAAGGAGATCGCCTTGTACTGTCACGTCCGCGACCTCCCGACGCACATGGCGGAGTGCCCCCACTCCTCGGAGGCGTACCGCGGCGAGATTCAGTCGACGATCCACGACCTCGAAGAGAACCACCCCGGCGCCCGCCACTCGATCATGGCCGGCTACGAGGAGCTGTCCGCGCTCGCCGCCGAGGCGTACCGCGAGGGCGGCGACGCCGCCGCCGACTCGCCCGACCTCGGCGAGTGCGAGCGCTGCGGCTCGAAGACGAGCCGCGACGTCTGCCGGAAGTGCCGGCTGCTCGAGTCGATCGAGGCGGCCTGA
- a CDS encoding 6-pyruvoyl trahydropterin synthase family protein: MYATTVLTDFVAQHYLTVPDPGPEGVPHSHRFEVELTFRGPELNEYDYLVDIDDAEAALADLADRYRDELLNDLPEFEGDNPSVERFARVIFERVTDAVTDETVGELAVTVWEDDAAAATYDAPV, from the coding sequence ATGTACGCGACGACGGTCCTAACCGATTTCGTGGCCCAACACTACCTCACGGTCCCCGATCCGGGGCCCGAGGGCGTGCCGCACTCTCACCGCTTCGAGGTGGAGCTGACCTTCCGCGGCCCCGAGCTGAACGAGTACGACTACCTCGTCGACATCGACGACGCCGAGGCGGCGCTCGCCGACCTCGCCGACCGCTACCGTGACGAACTGCTCAACGATCTCCCCGAGTTCGAGGGAGACAACCCCAGCGTCGAGCGCTTCGCCCGCGTGATCTTCGAGCGCGTGACCGACGCGGTGACCGACGAGACCGTGGGCGAACTGGCCGTGACGGTCTGGGAGGACGACGCGGCCGCCGCGACCTACGATGCGCCGGTATGA
- a CDS encoding VOC family protein yields MDFDAPAPSDDRLPAGTRIGRAALRVADLDETTAFYRDVVGLAVLDRDDDRATLGVDGTILLVLDRDPDRPERGRTDAGLFHTAFRVPSRAAIGEGLARVRERWRLDGASDHLVSEALYLDDPEGNGVEIYRDRPREEWPVDDDGTVQMATEPLDIEGVSGAAGGANSDGDLVDRVPPGTDVGHMHLEVTSLSAFEAVYVDGLGFEVGMTGPNVRFVAAGDYHHHLGANTWQGRTTPAAGRGLAWFEVVVPDAAALEAVRERLDAVAADGDVEFVVEEREDGIAVTDADGIEVCVRTE; encoded by the coding sequence ATGGATTTCGACGCTCCCGCCCCGTCCGACGACCGACTCCCCGCCGGGACGCGGATCGGTCGCGCCGCGCTCCGGGTCGCAGACCTCGACGAGACGACCGCGTTCTACCGCGACGTGGTCGGCCTCGCGGTCCTCGACCGCGACGACGACCGAGCGACCCTCGGTGTCGACGGGACCATCCTGCTCGTCTTGGACCGAGACCCCGATCGCCCGGAGCGGGGTCGGACCGACGCCGGCCTCTTTCACACCGCGTTCCGCGTTCCCTCACGCGCCGCGATCGGCGAGGGGCTGGCCCGTGTGCGAGAGCGGTGGCGGCTCGACGGCGCTTCCGACCACCTCGTCAGCGAGGCGCTGTACCTCGACGATCCCGAAGGCAACGGCGTGGAGATCTACCGCGACCGCCCCCGCGAGGAGTGGCCCGTCGACGACGACGGGACGGTGCAGATGGCGACCGAACCGCTCGACATCGAGGGCGTCTCCGGGGCGGCGGGAGGAGCGAACTCCGACGGCGACCTCGTCGACCGCGTCCCGCCCGGCACCGACGTGGGTCACATGCATCTCGAAGTCACCTCGCTGTCGGCGTTCGAGGCGGTGTACGTCGACGGCCTCGGCTTCGAGGTCGGGATGACCGGCCCGAACGTCCGGTTCGTCGCGGCCGGCGACTACCACCACCACCTCGGCGCGAACACGTGGCAGGGGCGGACGACGCCGGCCGCGGGGCGCGGGCTCGCGTGGTTCGAGGTGGTCGTCCCCGACGCGGCCGCCTTGGAAGCGGTGCGAGAACGGCTCGACGCGGTCGCGGCCGACGGCGATGTCGAGTTCGTCGTTGAGGAACGAGAAGACGGGATCGCAGTCACCGACGCCGACGGTATCGAAGTGTGCGTTCGGACGGAGTGA
- a CDS encoding alpha/beta fold hydrolase gives MKLRNLAGTALLGVGAIAALNTGLRYEGELESPLDGDDGTFRWRGMNVAYTEAGDPDDPDLVLLHGVNAAGSAGEWREVFDDLAAEHHVFAPDLPGFGRSDRPPLRYSAALYEDFVRDFLADFDEPAVVASSLSAAYAAAAVDEAGSTADGVEVRGFVGVCPTTVAGPSPPKSWLRELIRAPLVGDALFNVIASKPSIRYFNADHGYDDPTNPSDEWTDYEWRTAHVENARFAPASFVSGYLNSDLDLAAALASMDAAPTIVWGREADVSPLSDGRDLADASGARLVVFDRAKLLPHVEHPERFVETVEESLVASAAV, from the coding sequence ATGAAGCTCAGGAACCTCGCCGGGACCGCCCTCCTCGGCGTTGGCGCGATCGCCGCCCTCAACACCGGTCTCCGGTACGAGGGCGAGTTGGAGTCGCCCCTCGACGGCGACGATGGCACGTTCCGCTGGCGCGGGATGAATGTCGCGTACACCGAGGCGGGCGATCCTGACGACCCCGACCTCGTGCTCCTCCACGGCGTCAACGCCGCCGGCTCCGCGGGCGAGTGGCGCGAAGTGTTCGACGACCTGGCCGCGGAACACCACGTGTTCGCCCCCGATCTGCCGGGGTTCGGCCGCTCCGATCGTCCCCCGCTACGTTACTCCGCGGCGCTGTACGAGGATTTCGTCCGCGACTTCCTCGCCGACTTCGACGAGCCCGCCGTCGTCGCCTCGTCGCTGTCGGCGGCGTACGCGGCCGCGGCGGTCGACGAGGCGGGATCGACTGCGGACGGCGTCGAGGTCCGAGGGTTCGTCGGCGTCTGTCCGACGACCGTCGCCGGACCGAGCCCGCCGAAGTCGTGGCTCCGGGAGCTGATCCGGGCACCGCTCGTCGGCGACGCGCTGTTCAACGTTATCGCCTCGAAGCCGTCGATCCGGTATTTCAACGCCGACCACGGCTACGACGACCCGACGAACCCCAGCGACGAGTGGACCGACTACGAGTGGCGGACGGCCCACGTCGAGAACGCGCGATTCGCGCCCGCGTCGTTCGTCTCGGGGTACCTCAACAGCGACCTCGACCTCGCGGCCGCGCTCGCGTCGATGGACGCGGCGCCGACGATCGTCTGGGGGCGCGAGGCCGATGTGAGCCCGCTGTCCGACGGCCGCGACCTCGCCGACGCGTCCGGCGCCCGGCTCGTCGTCTTCGACCGCGCCAAACTGCTGCCGCACGTCGAACATCCGGAGCGGTTCGTCGAGACCGTTGAGGAGAGTCTCGTCGCGAGCGCAGCGGTGTGA